One Cellulomonas sp. Y8 DNA segment encodes these proteins:
- a CDS encoding WXG100 family type VII secretion target: MANLNVSYDEMDAAATRLTNGRDQLNDQLTQLRTFIQNLVSSGFVTDQASGAFNQSYEQFTTAATTTVSNLTEIAQNLRTTAQVLRDTDTEIAARLRG, encoded by the coding sequence ATGGCCAACCTGAACGTGAGCTACGACGAGATGGACGCCGCCGCCACCCGCCTGACGAACGGGCGCGATCAGCTGAACGACCAGCTGACGCAGCTGCGCACGTTCATCCAGAACCTCGTGTCGTCGGGCTTCGTCACCGACCAGGCGTCGGGTGCGTTCAACCAGAGCTACGAGCAGTTCACGACCGCGGCCACGACGACCGTGAGCAACCTGACCGAGATCGCGCAGAACCTGCGGACGACCGCGCAGGTGCTGCGCGACACCGACACCGAGATCGCCGCGCGGCTGCGCGGCTGA
- a CDS encoding FtsK/SpoIIIE domain-containing protein, with translation MRTRVVLRRPHAPATPVTITTDATATTGDLADALVRADPVGAPPPPRVLRIHRPDDVELRTLDPATTLSESGFRAGSTITVAAADHREEGAEAPAVVRLVVVAGPDSGRELDLPAGTATIGRGPDCDLRLTDPQVSRLHARLLVGDVVEVVDAGSANGVVIGDGAVTRGVLRPDDILVLGGTELQVLVIDPEARTHTAGASGAVMAYNRSPRLVARYPERTVPAPDVPTPPTPSRFPALMLIGPMVMGAAMYAFTRNPMSLMFVALSPLMMAANWWNGRSTGKRKLVTETAAFHDGLDLLRAQVRADHESERQARLAEAPATRETVGAALGLAPVLWSSRPGEPGFLAVRVGTGTAPSRTTVEEPSRGSADAGLWQELQDVLHELRDVTGVPHTVDLTDLGVLGVAGDPEHAVPVVRALLAQVACLHSPAEVVVAGLASRTSASRWEWLSWLPHVDSAHSPLGAHLASSPAACATVVTQVEELIAHRLEGSRPRGGTALPWVVLLVEDDAPAERGRLVRIAEEGLAAGVVVLWRADTQRRLPASCRAVLVADERGARAGRIADGRWWDVAPETLDAETATALGRHLAGVTDAGALTLDESDLPRSAGYLAIVGPEVAEDAGAVVERWHETGSVLDRTAPPARRSSDAHLRGVVGQGTDGEFVLDLRSQGPHALVGGTTGAGKSEFLQAWVLGMAAAHSPDRVTFLFVDYKGGAAFADCVELPHCVGLVTDLAGHLVRRALTSLRAELRHREHLLAQAGAKDLLALERTGDPRTPPALVIVVDEFAALVQEIPEFVDGVVDVAQRGRSLGLHLVLATQRPAGVIKDNLRANTNLRIALRMADEADSSDVLGSPMAAHFDPRIPGRGAVRTGPGRLAMFQTGYVGGRSDSAPPPVSVGIETLAFGPGEEWTVPPPPEALLERPAEGPTDAARVVATLRRAAEQAGIPAPRRPWLDELPEIVTLDTGSGHTDGDLPLGLVDVPADQAQVAFRYRPDEDGSLAIYGTSGSGKSTALRSIAVAAATAAGHVRIYGLDFAGGALGMIEALPQVGSVVAGSDTERVQRLLTELVAEVERRASAYSAARADTLTGYRDLAGRDDPRLYLLLDGLVAFRSTYEGQSTTAAIVSQLQRVLAEGRAVGIHVALTVEQPSGLPTSMASAVGKRLVLRQVDENASAQLGIPKDVFSGESPAGRAVLSGTTDVIQVAAPGGCDAPVEQATHIEALAAQIAAGGAPEAPGVRRLESVVPVEALPDDVAGEPVLGIADDTLAPMGFGRSGTFVVAGMSGSGRTTALIALAHALRRHRADAPLYYVGPRRSAAGKADVWDRTALRMEDIAAMARDLAPEFEVPHDDEPGSTLVIEGVADFVNSEVDAALLGLIRSARRNGHLVIAESETQTWLSSWPLIGELRSERRGIALQPDQADGDSLFRTSFPRVRRTDFPVGRGLYVQTGHARTVQLPRP, from the coding sequence ATGCGCACCCGCGTCGTCCTGCGCCGACCGCACGCGCCGGCGACCCCGGTGACGATCACCACCGACGCCACGGCCACCACGGGCGACCTCGCCGACGCGCTGGTCCGTGCGGATCCCGTCGGCGCCCCGCCCCCACCTCGCGTGCTCCGCATCCACCGGCCCGACGACGTCGAGCTCCGCACGCTCGATCCCGCGACCACGCTCAGCGAGTCGGGCTTCCGCGCGGGGTCGACCATCACCGTCGCCGCGGCGGACCACCGCGAGGAGGGCGCCGAGGCGCCCGCGGTCGTCCGCCTGGTCGTCGTCGCCGGCCCGGACTCCGGCCGCGAGCTCGACCTCCCCGCGGGCACCGCCACGATCGGGCGCGGACCCGACTGCGACCTCAGGCTCACCGACCCCCAGGTCTCCCGCCTGCACGCGCGGCTGCTCGTCGGCGACGTCGTGGAGGTCGTCGACGCCGGCTCCGCCAACGGGGTCGTCATCGGCGACGGCGCCGTGACCCGCGGCGTCCTGCGCCCCGACGACATCCTCGTGCTCGGCGGTACCGAGCTCCAGGTCCTCGTGATCGACCCCGAGGCCCGCACCCACACCGCCGGGGCGTCGGGGGCCGTGATGGCCTACAACCGCTCGCCGCGGCTGGTCGCCCGCTACCCGGAGCGCACGGTCCCCGCGCCGGACGTGCCCACACCGCCGACGCCCTCGCGCTTCCCGGCGCTGATGCTCATCGGGCCGATGGTGATGGGCGCCGCGATGTACGCCTTCACCCGCAACCCGATGTCGCTCATGTTCGTGGCGCTCAGCCCGCTCATGATGGCGGCCAACTGGTGGAACGGCCGGAGCACGGGCAAGCGGAAGCTCGTCACCGAGACCGCCGCCTTCCACGACGGGCTCGACCTGCTGCGCGCGCAGGTCCGCGCGGACCACGAGTCCGAGCGGCAGGCGCGGCTCGCGGAGGCGCCGGCGACGCGGGAGACGGTGGGCGCCGCCCTCGGCCTCGCGCCCGTGCTGTGGTCGAGCCGGCCCGGGGAACCCGGGTTCCTCGCGGTCCGGGTCGGCACCGGCACCGCGCCGTCGCGCACCACGGTCGAGGAGCCGTCCCGCGGCTCCGCCGACGCCGGCCTATGGCAGGAGCTCCAGGACGTGCTGCACGAGCTGCGGGACGTCACCGGCGTCCCGCACACCGTGGACCTCACCGACCTCGGTGTGCTGGGCGTCGCCGGGGACCCCGAGCACGCGGTCCCCGTCGTCCGCGCGCTGCTCGCGCAGGTCGCGTGCCTGCACTCGCCGGCCGAGGTGGTGGTCGCGGGCCTCGCGTCCCGGACCAGCGCGTCCCGCTGGGAGTGGCTGTCGTGGCTGCCGCACGTCGACTCGGCGCACTCCCCGCTCGGGGCGCACCTCGCGTCCAGCCCCGCCGCGTGCGCGACCGTCGTCACGCAGGTCGAGGAGCTCATCGCCCACCGCCTCGAGGGCTCCCGGCCCCGCGGTGGCACCGCGCTGCCCTGGGTCGTGCTGCTCGTCGAGGACGACGCCCCGGCCGAGCGCGGGCGGCTCGTGCGGATCGCCGAGGAGGGGCTCGCCGCCGGGGTCGTGGTCCTCTGGCGCGCCGACACCCAGCGCAGGCTGCCGGCCTCCTGCCGGGCCGTCCTGGTCGCCGACGAGCGCGGCGCGCGCGCCGGCCGGATCGCCGACGGCCGGTGGTGGGACGTCGCCCCCGAGACCCTCGACGCCGAGACCGCCACGGCCCTCGGGCGGCACCTGGCGGGCGTGACCGACGCCGGCGCCCTCACCCTGGACGAGTCCGACCTGCCCCGGTCCGCCGGCTACCTCGCGATCGTCGGACCGGAGGTCGCCGAGGACGCCGGCGCCGTCGTGGAGCGCTGGCACGAGACCGGGTCGGTCCTCGACCGCACCGCGCCGCCCGCCCGGCGGTCGTCCGACGCCCACCTGCGCGGCGTGGTCGGGCAGGGCACCGACGGCGAGTTCGTCCTCGACCTCCGGTCCCAGGGACCGCACGCCCTCGTCGGCGGGACGACCGGCGCCGGCAAGTCCGAGTTCCTCCAGGCGTGGGTCCTCGGCATGGCCGCCGCGCACTCCCCCGACCGGGTCACCTTCCTGTTCGTCGACTACAAGGGCGGCGCCGCGTTCGCCGACTGCGTCGAGCTGCCGCACTGCGTCGGCCTGGTGACGGACCTCGCCGGCCACCTCGTGCGGCGTGCCCTCACCTCGCTGCGCGCCGAGCTCCGGCACCGCGAGCACCTGCTCGCCCAGGCCGGCGCCAAGGACCTGCTCGCGCTCGAGCGCACCGGCGACCCCCGCACCCCGCCGGCCCTCGTCATCGTCGTGGACGAGTTCGCCGCCCTCGTCCAGGAGATCCCCGAGTTCGTCGACGGCGTCGTCGACGTCGCCCAGCGCGGGCGCTCCCTCGGCCTGCACCTCGTCCTCGCGACCCAGCGCCCCGCCGGCGTCATCAAGGACAACCTGCGCGCCAACACCAACCTGCGCATCGCCCTGCGGATGGCCGACGAGGCCGACTCCAGCGACGTCCTCGGCTCCCCGATGGCCGCCCACTTCGACCCCCGGATCCCGGGCCGCGGCGCCGTGCGGACCGGGCCCGGGCGGCTCGCGATGTTCCAGACCGGCTACGTCGGCGGGCGGTCCGACAGCGCGCCCCCGCCGGTGTCGGTGGGCATCGAGACGCTGGCGTTCGGGCCCGGGGAGGAGTGGACCGTGCCACCGCCGCCGGAGGCGCTGCTCGAGCGGCCCGCGGAGGGGCCGACCGACGCCGCGCGAGTCGTGGCGACGCTCCGGCGCGCCGCGGAGCAGGCGGGCATCCCGGCGCCGCGGCGGCCGTGGCTCGACGAGCTGCCGGAGATCGTCACCCTGGACACCGGGTCGGGCCACACCGACGGCGACCTGCCCCTCGGCCTCGTCGACGTGCCCGCCGACCAGGCCCAGGTGGCGTTCCGGTACCGGCCGGACGAGGACGGGTCCCTCGCGATCTACGGCACCTCCGGCTCCGGGAAGTCCACCGCGCTGCGCTCGATCGCCGTCGCCGCGGCCACCGCCGCCGGGCACGTGCGGATCTACGGGCTCGACTTCGCCGGCGGCGCGCTCGGCATGATCGAGGCGCTGCCGCAGGTGGGATCGGTCGTCGCGGGGTCGGACACCGAGCGGGTGCAGCGGCTGCTGACGGAGCTGGTGGCGGAGGTCGAGCGGCGCGCGAGCGCCTACTCCGCCGCGCGGGCCGACACCCTCACCGGCTACCGGGACCTCGCCGGACGGGACGACCCCCGGTTGTACCTGCTGCTCGACGGCCTGGTGGCGTTCCGGAGCACCTACGAGGGCCAGTCGACCACCGCCGCCATCGTGTCCCAGCTCCAGCGGGTCCTCGCCGAGGGGCGAGCCGTCGGTATCCACGTCGCCCTGACCGTGGAGCAGCCCAGCGGCCTGCCGACCTCCATGGCCAGCGCCGTGGGCAAGCGGCTGGTGCTGCGCCAGGTGGACGAGAACGCCTCCGCGCAGCTCGGGATCCCGAAGGACGTGTTCTCCGGCGAGTCCCCCGCCGGCCGCGCCGTGCTGTCCGGCACCACGGACGTGATCCAGGTCGCCGCTCCGGGTGGCTGCGACGCACCCGTCGAGCAGGCCACGCACATCGAGGCGCTGGCGGCGCAGATCGCCGCGGGCGGGGCTCCGGAGGCGCCAGGGGTGCGGCGGCTCGAGAGCGTCGTCCCGGTCGAGGCCCTGCCGGACGACGTCGCCGGCGAACCCGTCCTGGGCATCGCCGACGACACGCTCGCCCCGATGGGGTTCGGCCGGTCGGGGACGTTCGTCGTCGCCGGCATGTCCGGGTCCGGGCGCACGACCGCGCTCATCGCCCTGGCGCACGCGCTTCGGCGCCACCGCGCCGATGCACCCCTCTACTACGTGGGCCCCCGGCGCTCCGCGGCGGGCAAGGCCGACGTGTGGGACCGCACGGCCCTCCGGATGGAGGACATCGCGGCCATGGCCCGGGACCTGGCGCCGGAGTTCGAGGTCCCGCACGACGACGAGCCCGGCAGCACCCTCGTCATCGAGGGCGTCGCCGACTTCGTCAACTCCGAGGTGGACGCCGCCCTGCTCGGGCTGATCCGCTCCGCGCGTCGCAACGGGCACCTGGTGATCGCCGAGTCGGAGACCCAGACCTGGCTGTCGTCCTGGCCCCTGATCGGCGAGCTCCGCAGCGAACGGCGCGGGATCGCGCTGCAGCCCGACCAGGCCGACGGCGACTCCCTGTTCCGGACGTCGTTCCCCCGGGTGCGGCGCACCGACTTCCCCGTCGGGCGCGGGCTGTACGTCCAGACCGGGCACGCGCGCACCGTCCAGCTGCCACGCCCCTGA
- a CDS encoding DUF4190 domain-containing protein, with translation MTTPQHPAEPTPPPAPGPPPVPAGPPPAGGPLPPPHDPYAVPPTPPATRPRNVLALLAVVLGACGAALPGLVLAVLGLRDARRLGGAGRGQAWTAVVLSVAWGVVLVVTGSLAPWSVATERGAEAGSAGPTTAAPGTDALDPEEDRGSGAWLGEFAPETSYLDDLAELAETLDIDPGAYEGSYWQSFYEGMWLAFDLDDDEYAAAVADSLACDDGDDAACARVRSYLPDGG, from the coding sequence ATGACCACCCCGCAGCACCCCGCCGAGCCGACGCCGCCGCCGGCACCCGGTCCGCCGCCCGTGCCCGCCGGACCACCGCCGGCCGGAGGACCGCTGCCCCCGCCGCACGACCCGTACGCGGTGCCGCCGACGCCGCCCGCGACCCGTCCTCGGAACGTGCTGGCCCTGCTGGCCGTCGTCCTCGGCGCCTGCGGCGCCGCGCTGCCCGGACTCGTCCTCGCGGTGCTCGGGCTGCGCGATGCCCGTCGCCTAGGCGGGGCCGGACGCGGGCAGGCGTGGACCGCCGTCGTGCTGTCCGTGGCGTGGGGTGTGGTCCTGGTCGTCACCGGGAGCCTGGCGCCCTGGTCGGTCGCGACGGAGCGCGGTGCGGAGGCCGGATCAGCAGGCCCGACGACCGCGGCGCCCGGGACCGACGCGCTCGACCCCGAGGAGGACCGCGGATCCGGTGCGTGGCTGGGCGAGTTCGCGCCGGAGACCAGCTACCTCGACGACCTGGCCGAGCTCGCCGAGACGCTCGACATCGATCCGGGCGCGTACGAGGGCAGCTACTGGCAGAGCTTCTACGAGGGGATGTGGCTCGCGTTCGACCTCGACGACGACGAGTACGCGGCGGCCGTCGCGGACTCCCTGGCGTGCGACGACGGTGACGACGCGGCGTGCGCCCGGGTCCGGTCATACCTCCCGGATGGGGGATGA
- a CDS encoding VOC family protein — protein MEPRISVVTLGVTDLDRQCAFYEAMGWPAPRRPDGEVAFFQAGGMVLALWTGVEGRGAPGLELAYNVRAAAEVAPVLDAAAAAGGSVVRPAALAEWGGTSGAFADPEGYVWEVAHNPEWPIGEDGSVTM, from the coding sequence ATGGAACCGCGGATCAGCGTGGTGACGCTCGGCGTCACGGACCTCGACCGGCAGTGCGCGTTCTACGAGGCGATGGGGTGGCCCGCACCACGCCGGCCCGACGGGGAGGTGGCGTTCTTCCAGGCGGGCGGGATGGTGCTCGCGCTGTGGACCGGCGTCGAGGGGCGCGGGGCGCCGGGGCTCGAGCTCGCGTACAACGTGCGGGCGGCCGCGGAGGTCGCGCCGGTGCTCGACGCGGCGGCGGCGGCGGGCGGGTCCGTCGTGCGGCCGGCGGCCCTCGCGGAGTGGGGCGGGACCTCCGGGGCGTTCGCCGACCCCGAGGGGTACGTGTGGGAGGTCGCGCACAACCCGGAGTGGCCGATCGGGGAGGACGGGTCGGTCACGATGTGA